One Hypomesus transpacificus isolate Combined female chromosome 6, fHypTra1, whole genome shotgun sequence DNA segment encodes these proteins:
- the wdr21 gene encoding WD repeat domain 21 isoform X2, with protein sequence MRRHRLEVQSSDTNSPNTDNFRLIVGDSACERVFTVNDVSHGGCKYGIMNFQGCNRGSLSVEMCDNLYFTNRKVNSICWASVTHSDSHVLLCLVGMAETPGCVSLLPASLFSNSNPDQPGMLCSFKISTAWSCAWCLNPQADKTFSTGLSRRVIVTDAVTGRRQTYGISSDVLAQQFALRAPVLFNGCRSGEIFSIDLRQRGRRDHSWKASRFHQDSAITSVRLLQDENYLLAADMLGQIKMWDVRVTRPVQQYKGHHNEHAYLPLHVNEPEGLLLAVGQDCYTRVWSLGDGQLLRTIPSPHPAGKDLIPSVVFSSQLGGRRGLPGLLMAVRHDLYYFPYNSDYQEGGEGRGEGRASVAAEAVC encoded by the exons ATGAGGCGACACAGGCTGGAGGTCCAGAGCTCAGACACCAACAGCCCCAACACGGACAACTTCAGACTCATAGTG GGGGACTCAGCGTGTGAGCGGGTGTTCACGGTCAACGACGTGTCCCATGGAGGCTGCAAGTACGGCATCATGAACTTCCAGGGCTGCAACCGTGGCTCTCTGTCTGTGGAGATGTGTGACAACCTGTACTTCACCAACCGCAAG GTGAACTCCATCTGCTGGGCATCTGTCACCCACTCAGACTCGCATGTCCT GCTGTGTCTGGTGGGTATGGCGGAGACCCCTGGCTGTGTCAGCCTGCTACCTGCGTCTCTCTTCAGCAACTCCAACCCAG acCAGCCAGGGATGCTGTGCAGCTTTAAGATCTCCACAGCCTGGTCCTGTGCCTGGTGTCTCAACCCCCAGGCAGACAAGACCTTCAGCACAG GCCTCTCTCGTCGTGTCATCGTAACGGATGCTGTGACAGGCCGGAGGCAGACATACGGCATCAGCAGTGACGTGCTGGCTCAGCAGTTCGCTCTCAGG GCCCCGGTGCTGTTTAACGGCTGCCGCTCCGGGGAGATCTTCAGCATCGACCTGCGCCAGCGCGGCAGGAGGGACCACAGCTGGAAGGCCAGCCGCTTCCACCAGGACTCAGCCATCACCTCCGTACGCCTGCTGCAGGATGAGAACTACCTGCTGGCTGCAGACATGCTGGGCCAG ATCAAGATGTGGGACGTTCGTGTGACCCGGCCGGTGCAGCAGTATAAGGGTCATCATAACGAACACGCCTACCTGCCCCTCCACGTCAACGAGCCTGAGGGGCTGCTGCTGGcag TGGGTCAGGACTGCTACACGCGTGTGTGGAGCCTGGGGGACGGCCAGCTGTTACGGACCATCCCGTCCCCCCACCCAGCGGGGAAGGACCTGATCCCCAGCGTGGTGTTCTCCTCCCAGCTGGGGGGCCGCAGGggcctccccggcctcctcaTGGCCGTCAGACACGACCTCTACTACTTCCCCTACAACAGCGACTAccaggaggggggcgagggacgAGGCGAGGGGCGGGCCTCCGTGGCTGCAGAGGCTGTCTGTTAG
- the wdr21 gene encoding WD repeat domain 21 isoform X1 codes for MKKWNWREKGRDRRRNGHRSDWHRDNRHRTQEQRYSGSDAGPSHRDPPSDSHADGSSSSSSSSAPELPGFYFDQEKNRYFRLLPGHNNCNPLTRELLQEREMEKQRSRLLTEDEKPRKKAPRSGLNSALLLQKRHLGLLPGSSYCRLIHEVKVSGMRRHRLEVQSSDTNSPNTDNFRLIVGDSACERVFTVNDVSHGGCKYGIMNFQGCNRGSLSVEMCDNLYFTNRKVNSICWASVTHSDSHVLLCLVGMAETPGCVSLLPASLFSNSNPDQPGMLCSFKISTAWSCAWCLNPQADKTFSTGLSRRVIVTDAVTGRRQTYGISSDVLAQQFALRAPVLFNGCRSGEIFSIDLRQRGRRDHSWKASRFHQDSAITSVRLLQDENYLLAADMLGQIKMWDVRVTRPVQQYKGHHNEHAYLPLHVNEPEGLLLAVGQDCYTRVWSLGDGQLLRTIPSPHPAGKDLIPSVVFSSQLGGRRGLPGLLMAVRHDLYYFPYNSDYQEGGEGRGEGRASVAAEAVC; via the exons ATGAAGAAATGGAACTGGCGTGAGAAAGGCAGGGACCGCAGGCGAAACGGTCACCGTTCCGACTGGCACAGGGACAACAGACACCGAACCCAAGAACAAAG GTATAGCGGTAGTGACGCAGGTCCCTCTCACAGAGACCCTCCGAGCGATTCTCACGCTGATGGGTCCTCttcatcttcttcctcttcagcTCCAG AGCTGCCGGGGTTCTACTTCGACCAGGAGAAGAACAGGTACTTTCGCTTGTTGCCTGGACACAACAACTGCAACCCTCTAACCagagagctgctgcaggagagggagatggagaagcaaAGATCCAGGCTGCTCACTGAGGACGAGAAGCCCAGGAAG AAAGCACCAAGGTCAGGCCTCAACTCTGCGTTGCTGTTGCAGAAAAGACACCTAGGGTTGCTACCTGGAAGCTCCTATTGTAG gttGATCCACGAGGTGAAGGTGAGTGGGATGAGGCGACACAGGCTGGAGGTCCAGAGCTCAGACACCAACAGCCCCAACACGGACAACTTCAGACTCATAGTG GGGGACTCAGCGTGTGAGCGGGTGTTCACGGTCAACGACGTGTCCCATGGAGGCTGCAAGTACGGCATCATGAACTTCCAGGGCTGCAACCGTGGCTCTCTGTCTGTGGAGATGTGTGACAACCTGTACTTCACCAACCGCAAG GTGAACTCCATCTGCTGGGCATCTGTCACCCACTCAGACTCGCATGTCCT GCTGTGTCTGGTGGGTATGGCGGAGACCCCTGGCTGTGTCAGCCTGCTACCTGCGTCTCTCTTCAGCAACTCCAACCCAG acCAGCCAGGGATGCTGTGCAGCTTTAAGATCTCCACAGCCTGGTCCTGTGCCTGGTGTCTCAACCCCCAGGCAGACAAGACCTTCAGCACAG GCCTCTCTCGTCGTGTCATCGTAACGGATGCTGTGACAGGCCGGAGGCAGACATACGGCATCAGCAGTGACGTGCTGGCTCAGCAGTTCGCTCTCAGG GCCCCGGTGCTGTTTAACGGCTGCCGCTCCGGGGAGATCTTCAGCATCGACCTGCGCCAGCGCGGCAGGAGGGACCACAGCTGGAAGGCCAGCCGCTTCCACCAGGACTCAGCCATCACCTCCGTACGCCTGCTGCAGGATGAGAACTACCTGCTGGCTGCAGACATGCTGGGCCAG ATCAAGATGTGGGACGTTCGTGTGACCCGGCCGGTGCAGCAGTATAAGGGTCATCATAACGAACACGCCTACCTGCCCCTCCACGTCAACGAGCCTGAGGGGCTGCTGCTGGcag TGGGTCAGGACTGCTACACGCGTGTGTGGAGCCTGGGGGACGGCCAGCTGTTACGGACCATCCCGTCCCCCCACCCAGCGGGGAAGGACCTGATCCCCAGCGTGGTGTTCTCCTCCCAGCTGGGGGGCCGCAGGggcctccccggcctcctcaTGGCCGTCAGACACGACCTCTACTACTTCCCCTACAACAGCGACTAccaggaggggggcgagggacgAGGCGAGGGGCGGGCCTCCGTGGCTGCAGAGGCTGTCTGTTAG
- the pigh gene encoding phosphatidylinositol N-acetylglucosaminyltransferase subunit H, whose amino-acid sequence MEEEVFSDIDGKIISLDCQSHSSFCREFTISAAKVSIGKIMVYTCAVWLFAYTVFFFTENTAVLSSAIVVTLIGMMVHIHFVKVDHETLLIIGSLGVQVSSSYASGRESTTFIEMSKIKDIVINEAVHMQSIIYYLCILLKDSSNPEAVSSVVPLFQSSKPRLNCLVKVYKSCQEILACPDSLDNKAA is encoded by the exons ATGGAAGAAGAGGTTTTCAGCGACATCGATGGGAAAATCATATCTCTTGACTGCCAAAGCCATTCAAGCTTTTGTAGGGAATTCACAATCAGCGCGGCCAAAGTGTCCATAGGCAAAATAATGGTGTACACCTGCGCTGTGTGGCTCTTTGCTTACACCGTTTTTTTCTTCACAGAG AATACTGCTGTTTTGTCCAGTGCCATAGTCGTCACACTAATTGGAATGATGGTTCACATCCATTTTGTGAAAGTTGATCACGAGACCTTACTCATCATCGGCTCCTTGGGTGTCCAAGTATCTTCCAGCTATGCTTCTGGCCGAGAAAGCACCACCTTCATAGAGATGAGCAAAATCAAAGACATAGTTATCAATGAAGCCGTTCACATG CAAAGCATCATCTATTACCTGTGCATCCTTCTGAAGGATTCCTCCAACCCTGAAGCTGTGTCTAGCGTAGTGCCATTGTTTCAG AGTTCAAAGCCACGACTGAACTGCCTGGTGAAAGTATACAAGAGTTGCCAGGAGATTCTTGCCTGTCCTGATAGTCTTGACAACAAAGCTGCTTAA
- the zfyve1 gene encoding zinc finger FYVE domain-containing protein 1 has protein sequence MSGQGPPLDKDMNGILVCQESYACGGSDEAAFECDECGSLQCVRCELELHRQERMKNHDRVRIAPGHVPFCDSCKGDGGLVVNSGRLRAVVRCQGCKINLCLDCQKRTHSGVNKRKHRLTPYPPVNSAQDRSLTAGDGEMEALKAKLEKVCSFLLVDEKEEMQLNDEKDFVSRLGCMPDELLKVVSIFGNTGEGKSHTLNHTFFLGREVFKTSPTQESCTVGVWAAMDPIHRVVVIDTEGLLGSGSNQGQRTRLLLKVLAISDLVIYRTHADRLHDDLFKFLGDASDAYLKHFTRELKATTARCGLDVPLSTLGPAVIIFHETVHTKLLGSDKPSESAERLLQERFRKLGLFPEAFSSIQYRGTRTYNPPTDFSGLLRSLEQQLDNNTTRSPRSASVIYKALQALSERFSGDIPDEHLASNSFFPDEYFTCSSLCLSCGSGCKNSMNHLKEDVGHEAKHRCRYSAQYDNRIYTCKACYEGGTEVIVVPKTTASSDSPWFGLAIYAWSGYVIECPSCGVIFRSRQYWYGNQDPVDTVVRTEIQHIWPGSDGFLKDNNNAAQRLLDGVSYISQSVSELSVKPAKAVTSWLTDQIAPAYWKPNSLIQKCHTCGEVFQENDNKHHCRACGEGFCDACSSKTRPVPERGWGLAPVRVCDACFHNRGISTELLDAALEEEGGTLIARRVGEAVQNTLGAVVTAIDIPLGLVKDAARPAYWVPDQDIRCCCECQRPFSARLSIHHCRACGQGVCDDCSPERRAVPSRGWDHPVRVCNGCFQKPAEL, from the exons ATGAGCGGGCAAGGTCCACCTCTAGATAAGGACATGAACGGCATCCTGGTGTGTCAGGAGAGCTACGCCTGCGGTGGCTCCGATGAGGCCGCGTTCGAGTGCGACGAGTGCGGCAGCCTGCAGTGTGTCCGCTGTGAGCTGGAGCTCCATCGACAGGAGCGCATGAAGAACCACGACAGGGTCCGCATCGCCCCGGGCCACGTCCCCTTTTGTGACTCCTGCAAGGGGGACGGGGGCCTGGTGGTGAACAGCGGCCGGCTCCGAGCAGTAGTTCGCTGCCAGGGCTGTAAGATCAACCTGTGTCTGGACTGCCAGAAACGCACCCACAGCGGAGTGAACAAAAGGAAGCACCGTCTCACCCCTTACCCTCCGGTCAACTCGGCCCAGGACAGGAGTCTGACAGctggggatggagagatggaggcccTGAAGGCCAAACTGGAGAAAGTGTGCAGCTTCCTCCTGGTTgatgagaaggaggagatgCAG ctgAACGATGAGAAGGACTTTGTGAGCAGACTGGGCTGCATGCCGGATGAGCTCCTAAAGGTGGTCTCCATCTTTGGCAACACTGGAGAAGGAAAGTCCCATACCCTTAACCATACCTTCTTCCTGGGCAGGGAGGTGTTCAAGACCTCCCCAACCCAGGAGTCTTGCACGGTGGGGGTGTGGGCAGCCATGGATCCCATCCACAGGGTTGTGGTCATTGACACAGAAGGCCTGCTGGGATCAG GAAGCAACCAGGGCCAGCGTACCCGCCTGCTCCTCAAAGTCCTGGCCATCTCCGACCTGGTCATCTACCGTACCCACGCCGACCGTCTCCATGACGACCTCTTCAAGTTCCTTGGCGACGCTTCGGACGCCTACCTGAAGCACTTCACCAGGGAGCTGAAGGCCACCACGGCCCGCTGTGGGCTGGACGTCCCTCTGTCCACCCTGGGCCCCGCTGTCATCATCTTCCACGAGACTGTTCACACCAAGCTACTGGGCTCAG acAAGCCGTCCGAGTCGGCTGAGCGTCTTCTCCAGGAGCGTTTCAGGAAGCTGGGTCTCTTCCCAGAAGCCTTTAGTTCCATCCAATACCGTGGGACTCGAACCTACAACCCTCCTACAGACTTCAGTGGCCTGCTCCGGAGTCTGGAGCAACAGCTGGACAATAACACCACCCGCTCCCCGCGCTCTGCTAGCGTCATATACAAGGCCCTGCAG GCGCTGAGTGAACGCTTCAGTGGGGATATCCCAGACGAGCACTTGGCCAGCAACTCCTTCTTCCCAGATGAATACTTCACCTGCTCTAGCCTTTGTCTCAGCTGTgg CTCGGGCTGTAAGAACAGCATGAACCACCTGAAGGAAGACGTGGGTCACGAGGCCAAACATCGCTGCCGTTACTCCGCACAGTATGATAACCGCATTTACACCTGCAAG GCCTGCTacgagggagggacggaggtgATTGTGGTTCCCAAGACGACAGCTTCCTCTGACTCCCCTTGGTTTGGTCTGGCCATCTACGCTTGGTCTGG GTATGTGATCGAGTGTCCGAGCTGTGGGGTGATCTTCAGAAGCAGACAGTACTGGTATGGGAACCAGGACCCAGTGGACACGGTGGTCAGGACTGAGATCCAGCACATATGGCCCGGG tctgaCGGGTTCCTGAAAGACAACAATAATGCAGCCCAGAGGTTGCTGGACGGGGTCAGCTACATCTCCCAGTCCGTGTCTGAACTGAGCGTCAAGCCTGCCAAGGCTGTCACCTCCTGGCTCACGGACCAGATCGCTCCGGCCTACTGGAAACCCAACTCTCTCATCCAg AAATGCCACACGTGCGGCGAGGTGTTCCAGGAGAATGACAATAAGCACCACTGCCGTGCCTGTGGGGAGGGCTTCTGCGACGCCTGCTCCTCCAAGACCCGTCCTGTcccagagaggggctggggcctGGCCCCCGTCAGGGTCTGTGACGCCTGCTTCCACAACAGAGGCATCTCCACAG agctgCTGGACGCTgcgttggaggaggaggggggtacgCTGATAGCCAGGAGGGTTGGGGAGGCGGTTCAGAACACCCTGGGAGCAGTGGTCACGGCTATAGATATCCCCCTGG gcctggtGAAGGACGCAGCGCGGCCCGCGTACTGGGTCCCAGACCAGGACATCCGCTGCTGCTGCGAGTGCCAGCGCCCCTTCTCCGCCCGTCTATCCATCCACCACTGCCGCGCCTGCGGCCAGGGCGTGTGCGATGACTGCTCCCCCGAGCGCCGCGCCGTGCCCTCCAGGGGCTGGGACCACCCTGTGCGGGTCTGTAACGGATGCTTCCAGAAACCTGCAGAGCTCTAG